Part of the Terrisporobacter glycolicus ATCC 14880 = DSM 1288 genome is shown below.
ATAGTATCTGGAATAAGTTCATTACAATATATTTTCTCAAAAATATTTGTAGATATGAATGATGTGTATATTACTAGTAGTCATGGCAAAATACCTGATTTTGATTATATTTTATCCCATAAAAAGGTATGTATGGTAACTGACAATAAAATAGGTCCTCGTGAAATTTGTAAAGAAATACAAAAAAGAAACTTAAATAAAGTAATTGTTGTGGGAGAAAACTTATCTTATGATAATGAAAGAATAACTATAGGAAAAGCTGAAGACATATTAGCAGTTGAAAAATTTGAAATGAATGTTGTGGTGATACTGGATGAAAAATGATGAATTTATTAGGGGAAAAGTTCCTATAACAAAGGAAGAAGTTAGAAGCATCTCATTAAATAAATTAGACTTAAAAAAAGCTAAAACTTTTATAGATGTGGGGGCAGGTACAGGAAGTGTTTCTATTGAAGCAGCCAAGACTTATGATAATTTAAATGTTATAGCGATTGAAAGAAACCATGAAGCTACAGATTTGATAAACAAGAATGTGGAAAAATTCAATTTATCAAATATAAAAGTTATACAAGCTTATGCTCCTATTGAAATAAAGGAAAAAGCTGATGGAATTTTTCTGGGTGGAACAGGAAATAACCTGGAAGAAATAATAAAATGGTCAAAAGATTTATTAATACCAGGAGGAAGATTAGTAGCCAATTTTATATTAATTGATAATTTTTATGACACAATGAAGTTACTAAAAAAATATAATTTTGAAAATGTGGATGTATCACTACTAAATATAAGTAAACTAGAAAAATTAGGAGGACGAGATTATTTTAAACCTCACAATCCTATTTACATAATATCATGCGAAAAAGGGGAAGAAGATGAACATGAATAAAGTACATTTTGTTGGAGCAGGACCAGGAGATAAAGAGTTAATAACATTAAAAGGATATAAGTTATTGTCTAATGCAGATGTGGTAATATATGCAGGGTCATTAGTTAACCCAGCGCTTTTAGATTATTGTAAAGAAGGATGCGAAATTCATGACAGCGCATATATGAACTTACAAGAAATAATAGAAGTTATGGAAAAAGGAATTAAAGAAGGAAAATCAGTTGTTAGACTTCAAACAGGAGACTTCTCAATATACGGTTCTATAAGAGAACAAGTTGAAGATTTAGCAAAATTAAATATAGATTATGATTGCACTCCAGGGGTGAGTTCTTTCCTTGGAGCATCATCAGCTTTAGGTGTGGAATATACAGTTCCAGAAATATCTCAATCAGTAGTAATAACAAGAATGGAAGGGAGAACTCCAGTGCCACCAAAAGAATCAATAGAATCTTTTGCGGCTCACCAAACATCAATGGTAATATTCCTTTCAGTTCAAGAAATAGAAAAAGTTGTGGAAAAACTAATTCATGGTGGATATGATAAAACAACACCAATAGCTGTTGTATATAAGGCAACTTGGCCAGATGAAAAAGTAGTAAAAGGAACTCTACAAGACATAGCAATAAAAGTAAAAGAAGCTGATATAAGAAAAACAGCATTAATAATGGTGGGAGAATTTTTAGGAAAAGAATATAATAATTCAAAATTATATGATAAGGACTTTGTTCATGAATACAGAGGATAAAAAAATAGCCATATTATCCATTACTAAAAATGGGAAAGAGCTTGGATTAAAAATAAAAAGAAATATGTCTACTGCTCATTTATACTATGTAAAAAAGGATGCTGTTAAAGAAGCAGATAATGTTATTTATGTAAACAAAAAATTGAAGGAGTTTGTGCCAAAAATTTTTGGTGAATATGACTATATTATATTTATAATGGCATGCGGAATTGTAGTAAGAACTATAGCGCCATTGATAGAAAATAAATTTATAGACCCTGCTATTTTAGTCAGCGATGAAAAGGGAAAAAACATTATAAGTTTGCTTAGCGGACACATGGGTGGAGCAAATGAGATGACTTTATATATAAGCAATTTATTAAACTCAAATCCAGTAATAACTACGGCTACAGATGTTAACCATAAATCATCATTAGATATGATTGCAAAAAAACTAAATGCTCATATTTATGATTTCAGAAATAAAGTATTAAAAATAAACTCTATGCTAGTTAATGGTGAAGTTGTGAATCTTTTTATAGATGGAGATTACAACATAGATACAAGAGGATTTAATATATGCAAGCAGGATGAAGTAAATAAATTAGACCAAGTAATAGTAATAAGTAATAAGAAAAATTTAAACTTAATAAATAATAATATTCTTAAAGTTGTACCTAAAAATATTGTAATAGGTATTGGATGTAGAAAAAATATTGATAAAGAATATATGATAAATTCATTATCTGATTTTTTACATAAGCAAAATATTGATATAAATGCAATAAAAGAGATAGGAAGTATAGATATCAAAAAGAATGAAGTAGCCTTGATAAACTTAAGTGAATATTTAAATATTCCTTTTAAAACATTTACAGCTGATGAAATATCAAAAGTAGAACATTTATATGAAAAGTCACAGTGGGTAAAACAAAATGTGGGTGTTCACTCTGTGGCAGAACCTGTGGCTCACTTATTAAGTAATGGAAATTTAATAATAGAAAAACATAAATACAATGGAATTACATTTTCAGTAGGGAGAGTTAATATATGATATATGTTGTAGGTATTGGACCAGGATGCAAAAACTTGATGACTATTGAAGCAATAAATGCAATAGAAGATGCTGAAGTTATAGTAGGATATAAAACTTACATTGATTTAGTAACAGAATTTATTGCAGACAAAGAAGTTGTGCAAAATGGAATGAGAAAAGAAATAGAAAGATGTAAGCAAGCTTTAGAAATTGCAAAAACAGGGAAAAAAGTTGCTGTTATAAGTAGTGGAGATGCTGGGATATATGGAATGGCAGGACTTATACTAGAGTTAGTAACAAAAGAAGGTGTTGATATAAAAGTCAAAGTTGTACCAGGTGTTACAGCAAGTATAGGAGCGGCAGCAGTACTTGGAGCACCTATAATGCATGATTTTTGCCATATAAGTTTAAGTGATTTGATGACTCCTTGGGAAGTTATAGAAAAAAGATTAAGGCTGGCTGCAGAAGCTGATTTTGTTATTTGTTTATACAACCCAAGAAGTAAAGGAAGAAGTGAGCACTTAGCTAAGGCCTTTGAAATCATGGGAGAATTTAAGGACAAATCAACTCCAGTAGGAATAGTAAAAGATGTGGGAAGAGAAAAGGAAGAAAAATTCATATGCACATTTGATACTATGGAATTTGAAAGAGTTGATATGACTACTATGGTGATTATAGGAAATAAAGCGACTTATATACATAATGATTTGATTATAACTCCGAGAGGATACGAAGTATGATTTTAGTTTTAGGTGGAACTTCGGACAGTATAGAAATATGTCATAAATTAAATGAAAAAAATATTGATTATGTAGTTTCTGTAACAACTTCTTATGGAGAAGATTTGGCAAAGAAATGTTCAAATAAAATTATATTAAAAAAGCTAACTATAGGAGATATGGTTAAATTTATAAATGAAAATTGTATTACAAAAATAATAGATGCTACTCATCCTTATGCTATAGAAGTATCTAGAAACGCTATTAAAGCGTCACAAATTACAAATATAAAATACATTAGATTTGAAAGAGAGTCTTTAATAAAAGAGGTAAATTACAAAAATAAGTACATAGTTAATGATATAGAAAAAGCCTGTGAAATAGCCAATAAAATTGGTCATAATATTTTTATTGGAACAGGAAGTAAAAACTTATATTTATATAAAGAAAAAATAAAAAATAAAAACTTGATTCCTAGGGTACTTCCAACGAGTGAAGTGTTAATTAGTTGTGAAGAATTAGGATTTAATGCAGACAATATTATAGCTATGAGAGGACCTTTTTCTGTTGAAATGAATGAGTCCACATACAAACAATATAATATTGACTTAGTAATTACAAAAGAAAGTGGAGTAGCAGGAGGATTTTTAGAAAAAATTAAAGCTTGTGAAAACTTAAATATTCCTGTGATTATTATAAAGAGAAAAGAAATGAATTATCCAAATACTGTTGGAAAAATTCAAGATTTAATTGATTTAATATAGTAAATAATTAGATTTAGTATAAGGGAGAGACGTTATGAAAAAAGCTATATTGGTAGTAAGTTTCGGTACTAGCTATCATGAAACTAGGAAAAAAACTATAGAGCCTTGTGAAAATAAAATAAAAGAGAGTTTTGAAGGTTATGATTTCTATAGAGCATTTACTTCGAGTATGATTATAAAAAAATTAAAGAAAAGAGATAACTTAATAATTGATAATCCAGTAGAAGCTTTAGAGAAACTTTATAATGAAGGTTATGAAGAAGTAATAGTACAATCCCTTCATATTATATGTGGAGAAGAATATAACAAACTTAAAGAGATGGTAGATGGATTTAAAGATAAATTTGAAAGAATTTCTTTAGGAAGACCTCTATTAACTTATATAGATGATTATAGAGAAACTGTTTTGGCTGTAAAACAAGATATTGAAAAAATGGATATAGATGAAGCCCTAGTATTCATGGGACATGGCACAGAACATGAAAGTCATGCTTCTTATCCAGCCATAGAGTACATGTTTAGAGATTATGGAATAAATGCTTATGTTGGAACGGTTGAAGGATATCCAGAAATTGATCAAGTAATTAAGTTATTAAAAGAAAGAAATGTAAAAACAGTAGACTTAATGCCATTTATGTTGGTAGCAGGTGATCATGCTATAAATGATATGGCCAGTGACGAGGAAGATTCATGGAAAACTATTTTAGAAAATAAAGGATTTAATGTGAAAGTTCATTTAAAAGGACTTGGAGAAAATCCATACATACAAGAGAAATTTGTTAACCATGCACTAGATTGTATGAAAGAACTAGAAGAAGTAAGCATTTAATAATTGGAGGAAATTAATATGGCAAAGTTTTATGGAATTGGAACTGGACCAGGAGATAGTTCATTAGTAACAGTAAAGGCAGTTAATACACTAAAAAATTTAGATATATTATATACACCAGAATCTAAAAAAGGTGGAGAAAGCTTAGCATTATCAATAGTTGATGAGTATTTACCAGAAGGCTTAGAAATAAAATCTAGACATTTTCCTATGAATTTTAATGGTACAGAAAAAATACAAGTATGGAATTCAATATCAGGTGAAATAGTTGAAGATGTTAAAAAAGGCAAAAATGTTGGTTTTGTAACATTGGGAGATCCTATGATATACAGTACTTATGTATATGTAATGGAAAGATTAATGGAAGATATAGAAGTAGAAACTATACCAGGTATTTCATCATTTTCTAATATAGCATCAAACCAAAACTTTCCTCTAGTAATGGACACAGATCCATTAATAGTAATACCATGTACTATGGAAGAGGATAAAATAGACGAAGCTCTTGAAAAATATGATTGTTTAGTATTAATGAAAGTTTACAAAAAAATAAATATGGTAATAGATAAACTGAAAAAACATGATCTAATTGATCATGCTATACTAGTTAGTAATTCATCTCAAGATAAAGAAGAAGTATTTACTAATTTAAGAGATGAACATATTGATGAGAAGATATCATATTTTTCAACTATATTAGTAAATAAAAATAGAAGTAAAAGATAATATCTTGTTAAAACAGAATTCCTATAAAATAAGGAGAATTAATATGAAGATAGTAGTTGGAACACGAGGTAGTAAATTAGCCCTTATTCAAACTAACTGGGTAGTTGAAGAATTAAAAAAAGCTAATCCAGACATTGAATTCGAAATCAAGGTAATAAAAACAAAGGGTGATTTAGTGACGCATTTACCTTTGCATAAAATAGGAGATAAGGGCCTATTTACAAAAGAGATTGAGCAGCAACTTTTAGATAGAGAAATAGATTTAGCTGTACACAGTATGAAGGATATGCCATCAAGTCTTCCAGAAGGATTAAAATTTGCAAATGTGCCAAGAAGAGAAGATCCTAGAGATATTCTTGTTTTAAAGGGAAACTACAAAACACTAGAAGATTTGCCTCATGGAGCAAGAATTGGTACAGGAAGTAAAAGAAGAATATATCAACTCCTTAAATATAGACCTGATTTAGAAATAGTACCTATAAGAGGAAATATCGATACTAGAATAAGAAAAATAGAAGATGAAAATCTTCATGGTATTGTATTAGCAGCAGCAGGCTTATTAAGAGCAGGATTGGAGGAACGTATTAGTTATTACCTACCAACTAATATAATGATACCGGCTCCAGCTCAAGGAGCACTTGCTCTGGAAATAAGAGAAAATGATTTACATATGGAAGAAATAATTTCTCATATTAAAGATGAAACAACAGAAATACAAGTAGCAGCAGAGAGAGGATTTTTAGCAGGAGTTAACGGAGGTTGCCATGTTCCTATGGGGGCTTATTGTGAAATTAATGATGATAAATTAATATTAACCGGTATTTATGGAGACGAAGAAGGTAAAAAACTAGTTGTAAAATCAATAGAAGGAAGTGTTAAAGACTCTGCTAAAATAGGATTTGATTTGGCAGAAGAAGTTCTTAAGGAATACAACAAGTTATAGTGAATTTAAGGAGTATGAAAACTATGAAGGGAAAAGTTTACTTAGTGGGGGCAGGACCTGGAGATTATAAACTTATAACTCTGAAAGGGTTAGAATGTATAAGAAAAGCAGATGTAATAGTTTATGATAGGTTAGCTAACGTTAAATACTTAGAAGAAGCAAAGAAAGACTGTATATTTATAAATGTAGGAAAAGCGTCTAGTAATCATATATTACCACAAGATGACATAAACAGATTGATTGCTGATAAGGCATTAGAAGGAAAGATTGTTGTTAGATTAAAGGGTGGAGATCCTTATGTATTTGGTAGAGGGGGAGAAGAAGCAGAACTTCTTCGTGATGAAAATATTGATTTTGAAGTAGTTCCAGGAATAACTTCTCCAATAGGAGGTCTATGTTATGCAGGTATTCCTATAACTCACAGAGATCATGCTTCATCTTTCCACATTATAACAGGCCATCCTAGAAAAGATGGGAAAGAAACAAAGGAAATAAATTGGAATGCTCTAGCAAATGTAAAAGGTACCTTAGTGTTTTTGATGGGAATTGCCAACTTAAAAAATATAAGCGAAAACCTAATTAAAGAAGGTAAAGATAAAAATACTCCAGTGGCCTTTATTAGTTGGGCAACAAGATCTAATCAAAGGGTTGTAACAGCTACTTTAGAAAATGCTCATGAAGTAGCAATTGAAGAAAATGTTAAACCACCTACTTTAATAGTAGTTGGAAGTGTTGTAAACCTTAGAGAGAAGCTAAACTTCTTTGAGGAAAGACCACTGTTTGGAAAAAATATTGTGGTTACTAGATGTAGAACACAAAGTAGTGTATTAGCTGAGAAAATTAGTGATATGGGTGGAAATCCAATCGAAATCCCAACTATAAAAATCCAAAAGGTTGAGGATAATAAAGAACTAGGAGTAGAAATAGATAGAATAAAAGATTATACTTATATACTATTTAGTAGCAAAAATGCAGTGGATATATTCTTTGATAAGTTAAATGAAATGGGATATGACTCAAGAGTTCTTTGCAATAGTAAAATTTGCGCTGTTGGAGGAGAAACTGCAAAATCTATTAAATCAAGAGGAGTAATTGCTGATATAGTTCCACAAAAATATGTGGCTGAAGGCCTTTATGAAGAATTAAAAAATATTATTAATGAAAATGATAAAATTTTAATTCCAAGAGCAAAAAATGCTAGAGATTTCTTAGTGAATAAATTAAGTGAGAAATGTTATATTAAAGAAGTTATTACTTATGAGTCAGTTATAGATAATAATAAAAAAGATTTGGCCCTAGAAGTAATAGAAGATGAAAAAGTTGATTATATTACTTTTGCCAGCTCTTCAACAGTTAAAAACTTTATAACTTTAATAGGAGAAGAAAATCTCAAAAAACTAAAAAACAAAAATATAATATCCATAGGTCCAATAACTAGCAAAACCATAGAGGACTTTGGATTAGAAGTTTATAGAGAAGCTGAAGTAGCGACAATTGACAGTATGATAGATGCAATATCAAATAATGAAAAAATACAAATGGGGGAACTAACATGTTAAGAAGACCAAGAAGATTAAGAAGTAGTAAAGCTATAAGAAATTTAGTTAGAGAAACAAAATTACAAGTGGAAGATTTAATTTATCCATTATTTATAGTAGATGGAGAAAACATAAAAAGAGAAATATCATCAATGGAAGGAGTTTATCATTTTTCAGTTGATATGTTAGATGATGAAATAAAAGAATTAACAGAACTTGGAATTGAGCACATATTACTATTTGGTGTGCCAGATGATGAGAAAAAAGATTGTTGTGCAAGTGAAGCATTTAATCCAGAAGGTGGGGTTCAAAGAGCAGTAAGAAAAATAAAGGAAATAAATCCAGAAATGGATGTTATATGTGATGTATGTATGTGTGAATATACTAGCCATGGTCACTGTGGAATATTAACTGATACTGGATATGTACATAATGACAAAACTTTAGACTACCTTGCAAAAATATCTTTAAGCTATGCACAGGCTGGAGCTGATATGGTTGCACCATCTGATATGATGGATGGAAGAATAGAATCAATAAGAGAAGTTTTAGATAGTAATGGATTTGAAAATGTAGCTATAATGGCTTATAGTGCTAAATATGCATCATCATTCTATGGACCATTTAGAGAAGCTGCAAACTCTGCACCTCAATTTGGTGACAGAAAAACTTATCAAATGGATCCAGCAAATACAAATGAAGCAGTAATAGAAGGACAATTAGATGTTGAAGAAGGTGCTGATATAATAATGGTTAAACCAGCCCTATCTTATTTAGATGTAATACAAAGATTCAAAGATAACTTTGATTTACCAATAGCGGCTTATAATGTAAGTGGAGAATACTCAATGTTAAAATTAGCTGTTAAAGAAGGATTACTAAATGAAAGTGCTATTTATGAAGCAGTTATGTCTATAAAAAGAGCAGGAGCTACAATAATAATCACTTATTTTGCTAAAGACATAGCTAAAATGTTAAAAAATAACTAGCTAATATAAGTGATAAAACATATTGGAGGAAAGATTATGAATAATAAATTTGTTTTATCATATAGTGGTGGAAAAGATTGTATGTTAGCTTTATATAGAAAAATACAAGAAGGGTGTATTCCAGTAGCCCTTCTAACTACTGTGAAAAAATCTGATTGTGAAACTTGGACTCATGGTTTAAGCTATGATTTACTTGAACAAGTTAGCAAAAGCTTAGAAATACCTGTTATTTATGCAGAATGCGATGTTTCAGAATACGAAATTAAGTTTGAAGAAAAACTTAAGGTGGCAAAGGAAATGGGTGCAACTTCAGTAGTATATGGAGATATTGATATTGAACTACATAAACAGTGGGGAATAGATAGGGCAATCAATACAGGTTTAAACTATGAATTTCCTTTATGGAAAGAAAATAGAGAAAAACTTGTTCATGAAGCTATAGATAATGGATTCAAAGCTATAATTAAGAAAGTAAACTTAGATTATATGAATGAAGATTTCTTGGGAAAAACGCTAACAAAAGAATTGGTGGAAAAGATTAAATCTACTGGTTCTGATCCTTGTGGAGAAAATGGCGAGTATCATACATTTGTAGTAGATGGACCAATATTTAATTATAGAATAGAAGTTAAACAAGATGATTTTAAATCACAAAATAGTTATAGATTTTCAATAAAGTAGAAATTAGAAATACCTTAAAGTTAGTTTACAAAACTTCTTTAAGGTATTTTTAGTTATTAAAAATTATATTAAAATATAATTAGAACTACATAATTATAGAATAGGGGGGATGTTATGTATTATCCAATTAATTTAAAAATAGATGATATGAAAATTGTTGTTATAGGTGGTGGAAAGGTAGCATATAGAAAATGCATAAACTTTCTTGCTTTTAACAAAAAATTAGTAGTAGTAAGTGAAGAATTTATAAAAGAGTTTGAAAATATAAAAGAGGAAATAGAAATTATAGAAGATAGTTATAATGAAAAATATATAAAAGAAGCTTTTGTTGTAGTTGCTGCTACTAATAATAAAGATGTAAATCATCAAATAGGAACTTATTGTATAGAATATGCAAAATTAGTAAATGTAGTTGATGATGTAGATTTATCTAATTTTACAGTGCCTTCTTTTGTGAAAAGAGGAGATTTATTACTAAGTGTCTCTACTGGTGGAAAAAGCCCTTCTTTATCAGCAAAGATAAGAAAAGAATTAGGAGAAGTTTACGATGAAAGTTATGAAGAGTATGTAAATTTACTGGGTGAAAATAGGCAGTTTATAATAAATAATACACAGGATGTTGTAATAAGAAGGAAACAATTGAAAGAACTTTTGGACTTAAGTATTGATGAACTTAAGCAAAGAAAATATAAAAATTTATTAAATGTAAAATTTGAATAAAAATAAAAAATGTAATTTTAAGATTCTAAATTTATGATAAAATTAAATCTAGCTAAAAATATATTAATAGCTGGGGGAAAAGATGAAAACAATAGGAATAGTTACAGATGGAGTAACAAAACTAGAAATATTTTTAAATGAAAATATTAGATTAATATTTGGTGAAAAAGTAAAAATAAATAATTATCAGTTTAAAAATCTTGAAAAAAATCATTTAATAAATGACGATGTAATACTTGTTATGATTAATGATAGAGTTGTAAAAGTGAAAGAGTATGTAGATGATACTAGTAAAATTATAAAAATAAATAGAAGTATTAGACAAAAGGATATATATAAATTATTTGCATTACCAGAAGGTATGGATGTTTTAGTTGTAAATGATAATGAACATACTATAATAGAAACAATCTCAAGTTTATATGGTTTAGGAGTAAATCATCTTAACTTTGTTTTATACAATAAAAATATAGACCAAAGCAATATCAAAGTTGCAGTTACACCTGGAGAGTCAAACTTAGTTCCCAATTATATAGAAAATATAATTGATTTAGGTCATAGATACATAGATAGTTCGACATTTATTCAAATAATGACTAAATTAAAAATTGAAGATAAAGATGTTACAAAAAATTTAATTAAATATTGTGATGAAGTTATAAGTTTATACTCTGGAATTAATAACACATATAAGTATTTAACTATTATAAATGAAGAATTAAACTCTATAATAAATTTATCTCAAAATGGAATGATATTAATCTCAAATAAAAATGAGATAACTATATGTAATGAAAGCTTAAAAAATATATTAGATATGGATGAATATATAGTTGGTAAGAAAGTTACAGATATAGATAATGTAGAAATAAGAAAAATTTTTGAATTAAAAGAAGCTGAAGATGAAGTAGTTAAGTACAAGAATAAATATTTGAATATAAACAAATATAAAATAAATAGTTTTGGAAAAAATACAGGTACTTATTTTTGTATTCAAGAAATTACTCATATTAAAAAACTAGAGCAAAATCTTAGTAAAAAATTAAGATATAGTGGACAGATAGCTAGATATAATTTTGATGATATTAAAACACAATCTCCAATTTTAGAAAACACTATAAAGTTAGCGAAAAGGATTGCAAAATCTGATCATACTGTATTAATTACTGGAGAAAGTGGTACAGGAAAAGAATTAATGGCCCAATCTATACATAATGAATCTTTAAGAGCTAATCAGCCTTTTATTGCTGTAAATTGTGCAGCTATGCCAGAAAATTTAATGGAAAGTGAGTTGTTTGGATATGAAGAAGGTTCATTCACAGGTGCATTAAAAGGAGGTAAAAAAGGATTATTTGAGCAAGCTAATAATGGGACAATATTCTTAGATGAAATAGGAGATATGCCAGTATATCTTCAAACAAAATTACTTCGTGTTATACAAGAACAACAGGTTATGCGCATTGGATCAAACAACATCATAAATATTGATGTTAGGATAATAGCTGCAACCAATAGAGATTTATTAAAGATGGTTAAAGAAGAAAAGTTTAGATCTGATTTGTATTATAGGATAAATGTTCTACCTATTAATATACCGGCCTTAAAAGATAGAAAAGAAGATATACTTATGCTATTACAATCATTTATATCAAATAAACGCGAATTAAGTGATGAAGTAAAAAATATCTTAAATAAATATAATTGGCCAGGTAATATTAGAGAGCTGAGAAATGTAGCACTGTATATAGATACAATGGTTGAAAATAATAAAGTGATAATAGAAAATTTACCTTATTATCTTTTAAATTATGATTTAGATGAAGATATTAAAAATATACAAATGAAATTTGAATTAAATAAAATAAGAGAAGTAATTAATATAATTAGAAATTTTAATTTGGAAAATAAATCAGCTGGAAGAAATAGCATAATGAATAGATTAATGGAGAAAGAAGTTGTTATTAGTGAAGGTGAAGTTAGAAATATACTTACTTCATTAAAGGAACTTGATATTATAGAAAGTGAAGTTGGAAGAAAAGGTAGTGAACTAACTAATAAAGGAATAAGATTACTAAATAAAATAGGTAGATAAACAGGTTATTTTTAAACCTATTTATCTACCTATTTTATTATTTAAGTACAAAATTTAAATAAAAGTAAATGCAAAATCATATGTAATTATAAAAAAAAGAAAAATTTTTCTTAAAATTGTTAAGAATTAAACTATTTTAATGTGAAACTACTAAATATAAAATGAAATTTAAAAAATATAATAATTTGGAAAAGTTGGCACATAAATTGCTAATATATTTAGATGAGAAAAGTTTTATAACATCAAAGAAATGGAGCGATTTATATGAAGAAGAAACCAATTATAGGTATATCAGGTAGCATGATAGTGGATGAAGGAGGAATGTTTCCTGGTTATGAAAGAGCTTATGTAAATAATGATTATGTTCAAAGTGTGGCAAGTTGTGATGCAATACCTTATATAGTGCCAATGATAAATGATGAAGATATTATAAGATGCCAAGTATCAAATTTAGATGCTTTAATATTATCAGGTGGACATGATGTGAATCCATTACAATATGGAGAAGAGCCGCATAGTAAACTAGGTGGTATTTTACCTAAAAGAGATGAATTTGATATAAAATTATTAAAAATTGCTTTAGAAATGAATAAGCCTATTTTAGGAATTTGTAGAGGAGAGCAAATAATAAATGTTGCAGAAGGAGGAAGCTTATATCAAGATTTATCCTTAATTGAAGGATGTTACATAAAACATAACCA
Proteins encoded:
- a CDS encoding gamma-glutamyl-gamma-aminobutyrate hydrolase family protein, which produces MKKKPIIGISGSMIVDEGGMFPGYERAYVNNDYVQSVASCDAIPYIVPMINDEDIIRCQVSNLDALILSGGHDVNPLQYGEEPHSKLGGILPKRDEFDIKLLKIALEMNKPILGICRGEQIINVAEGGSLYQDLSLIEGCYIKHNQQHLSNVATHTVEIKEGTRLHKILGENTVLTNSFHHLAVNKVAPGYIVSANAKDGVVEAIEKEGEQFVVGIQWHPEMMAKENTVMKKIFTALVEEACK